In Helianthus annuus cultivar XRQ/B chromosome 8, HanXRQr2.0-SUNRISE, whole genome shotgun sequence, a single genomic region encodes these proteins:
- the LOC110873300 gene encoding A-kinase anchor protein 17B isoform X1, which translates to MSSKQSVLLPTETLNLESGLSLVPRLKLNLSVHRADASVKPLDEWQLKTSLIDFLKSSFSISVPEDDLILGKLKDLKKRKREDPVARGTLFVRELGFLVDKVEPEEVEVVEKKVCEWKKKVVGKLDGIELSLVGVRFKLSVEVPKSDDFEVMRKEWEEVEEEVSAFDAGRHRGYARGRKREPDTIVLRGVPSRWFAETRVSSKPSMLVTHTIFSALGKIRNLDVAEDDGSDKDADEDIVRGLQCKIVVRFEDHREFSKALKVLCGRSLEKQGSRLKADYEVSWDKDGIFRNARSQNEENSRSTPKVAAYNDRSEPARHQSHAPYFSENHIRSKRFKE; encoded by the exons ATGAGCAGCAAGCAGTCTGTCCTCCTCCCGACCGAAACCCTAAACCTGGAGTCCGGCCTCTCCCTGGTCCCCCGTTTGAAGCTGAACCTGAGCGTCCACCGCGCCGACGCCTCCGTCAAGCCACTCGACGAATGGCAACTGAAAACCTCCTTAATTGACTTCCTGAAATCCTCATTCTCGATCAGCGTCCCTGAAGACGACCTCATCCTTGGGAAATTGAAAGATTTGAAGAAACGGAAGCGCGAGGATCCCGTTGCTCGTGGTACGCTGTTTGTTCGAGAGTTGGGATTTCTGGTTGATAAAGTTGAGCCTGAAGAGGTAGAGGTGGTGGAGAAGAAGGTTTGTGAGTGGAAGAAAAAGGTGGTTGGTAAATTGGATGGGATTGAGTTGAGTTTGGTCGGGGTTAGGTTTAAGTTGAGCGTTGAGGTTCCCAAATCGGATGACTTTGAAGTGATGAGGAAAGAGTGGGAGGAGGTGGAGGAGGAGGTTTCTGCGTTTGATGCTGGTCGTCATAGAG GATATGCAAGGGGTAGAAAACGGGAACCTGACACAATTGTGCTGAGGGGTGTTCCATCACGATGGTTTGCTGAGACAAGAGTCTCATCCAAGCCTTCAATGTTGGTTACTCATACCATTTTTTCTGCATTAGGAAAAATCAG GAATCTGGATGTCGCCGAAGATGATGGGTCTGACAAAGATGCAGATGAAGACATAGTTCGTGGTCTCCAATGTAAGATTGTGGTTCGGTTTGAGGACCATAGGGAATTTTCTAAGGCCTTAAAGGTGTTATGTGGGAGGTCATTGGAAAAG caaggATCACGGCTAAAAGCTGATTATGAGGTGAGCTGGGATAAGGACGGCATATTTAGAAATGCTCGAAGTCAAAATGAAGAAAATAGTAGATCAACGCCAAAAGTTGCGGCTTATAATGATAGAAGTGAACCCGCTAGACATCAGTCTCATGCACCCTATTTTTCTGAAAACCACATCCGCTCAAAGAGATTCAAG GAATGA
- the LOC110873300 gene encoding A-kinase anchor protein 17B isoform X2: protein MSSKQSVLLPTETLNLESGLSLVPRLKLNLSVHRADASVKPLDEWQLKTSLIDFLKSSFSISVPEDDLILGKLKDLKKRKREDPVARGTLFVRELGFLVDKVEPEEVEVVEKKVCEWKKKVVGKLDGIELSLVGVRFKLSVEVPKSDDFEVMRKEWEEVEEEVSAFDAGRHRGYARGRKREPDTIVLRGVPSRWFAETRVSSKPSMLVTHTIFSALGKIRNLDVAEDDGSDKDADEDIVRGLQCKIVVRFEDHREFSKALKVLCGRSLEKQGSRLKADYEVSWDKDGIFRNARSQNEENSRSTPKVAAYNDRSEPARHQSHAPYFSENHIRSKRFKA, encoded by the exons ATGAGCAGCAAGCAGTCTGTCCTCCTCCCGACCGAAACCCTAAACCTGGAGTCCGGCCTCTCCCTGGTCCCCCGTTTGAAGCTGAACCTGAGCGTCCACCGCGCCGACGCCTCCGTCAAGCCACTCGACGAATGGCAACTGAAAACCTCCTTAATTGACTTCCTGAAATCCTCATTCTCGATCAGCGTCCCTGAAGACGACCTCATCCTTGGGAAATTGAAAGATTTGAAGAAACGGAAGCGCGAGGATCCCGTTGCTCGTGGTACGCTGTTTGTTCGAGAGTTGGGATTTCTGGTTGATAAAGTTGAGCCTGAAGAGGTAGAGGTGGTGGAGAAGAAGGTTTGTGAGTGGAAGAAAAAGGTGGTTGGTAAATTGGATGGGATTGAGTTGAGTTTGGTCGGGGTTAGGTTTAAGTTGAGCGTTGAGGTTCCCAAATCGGATGACTTTGAAGTGATGAGGAAAGAGTGGGAGGAGGTGGAGGAGGAGGTTTCTGCGTTTGATGCTGGTCGTCATAGAG GATATGCAAGGGGTAGAAAACGGGAACCTGACACAATTGTGCTGAGGGGTGTTCCATCACGATGGTTTGCTGAGACAAGAGTCTCATCCAAGCCTTCAATGTTGGTTACTCATACCATTTTTTCTGCATTAGGAAAAATCAG GAATCTGGATGTCGCCGAAGATGATGGGTCTGACAAAGATGCAGATGAAGACATAGTTCGTGGTCTCCAATGTAAGATTGTGGTTCGGTTTGAGGACCATAGGGAATTTTCTAAGGCCTTAAAGGTGTTATGTGGGAGGTCATTGGAAAAG caaggATCACGGCTAAAAGCTGATTATGAGGTGAGCTGGGATAAGGACGGCATATTTAGAAATGCTCGAAGTCAAAATGAAGAAAATAGTAGATCAACGCCAAAAGTTGCGGCTTATAATGATAGAAGTGAACCCGCTAGACATCAGTCTCATGCACCCTATTTTTCTGAAAACCACATCCGCTCAAAGAGATTCAAG GCATAA
- the LOC110873299 gene encoding alpha-1,3-arabinosyltransferase XAT2, with amino-acid sequence MKYEEIFARSFSRHDQNRFRSGALLACFVILWCMCTVFKPYLGTLPVYPEVEKTTLICDTSKPRYDSCEMKGDVRIQGNSSTIFVFSSQLTNASMTIKPYARKGDESAMESVTTFTIKSVQDKPETMIKCNKTHNVPAIVFSVGGYAGNNFHAFTDVIIPLYAKSREFNREVKFLVTDNRLSWSRKFHELLKKLSRYEIIDIDHENEVNCFPGVVVGLGKEERKELHLESVKDFTSFLRSSYSLDRSTTENLTNGLTKKPRLLIVSRSKTRTFVNIKEVVHVAQDSGFEVIVTEMNANLTRVSQLVNSCDVMLGVHGAGLTNMVFLPENGVLIQIVPWGNMDWIANTYFGDPSKAMGLKYIEYKISQGESSLIDQYPLNHQVLVDPFSIQRKGWGVYKSIYLDKQNVTLNITRFKETLSRALEFLHS; translated from the exons ATGAAATATGAGGAGATTTTCGCTAGAAGCTTTAGTCGACACGACCAAAACCGATTCAGGTCTGGTGCATTGCTTGCTTGCTTTGTAATCTTATGGTGCATGTGCACCGTGTTCAAGCCTTACCTTGGCACCCTACCTGTTT ATCCTGAAGTAGAGAAAACAACTCTAATCTGCGACACTTCAAAACCAAGATATGATTCCTGTGAAATGAAAGGTGACGTAAGGATTCAAGGGAATTCGTCCACCATTTTTGTGTTTTCTTCGCAGCTCACAAATGCTTCCATGACCATAAAGCCATATGCGCGTAAAGGTGACGAAAGCGCCATGGAAAGCGTAACAACCTTCACCATAAAATCAGTACAAGACAAACCCGAAACCATGATCAAATGCAATAAAACTCACAATGTCCCAGCCATAgttttttcagttggtggttacGCTGGGAACAACTTTCATGCTTTCACGGATGTCATCATCCCTCTCTACGCAAAGTCTCGTGAGTTTAATCGAGAAGTGAAGTTTCTCGTGACTGACAATCGCCTTTCGTGGAGTAGAAAATTTCACGAGCTATTGAAAAAGTTGTCAAGGTATGAAATCATTGATATTGATCATGAAAATGAAGTGAATTGCTTTCCTGGTGTGGTAGTTGGCCTTGgaaaagaagagagaaaagaGCTTCACCTTGAATCAGTGAAGGATTTCACAAGCTTCTTAAGAAGCTCATACTCCTTGGATAGATCAACCACGGAAAACTTAACAAATGGTTTGACGAAAAAGCCTCGTCTCCTAATAGTTTCACGATCGAAAACACGCACTTTTGTGAACATCAAAGAGGTGGTTCATGTAGCCCAAGACTCAGGGTTCGAGGTGATTGTGACAGAAATGAACGCGAATTTGACACGCGTTTCGCAGTTAGTAAACTCGTGTGATGTGATGTTGGGAGTTCATGGGGCAGGGCTTACCAACATGGTTTTTTTGCCTGAAAATGgtgttttgatacaaattgtGCCGTGGGGGAATATGGATTGGATAGCAAACACTTATTTTGGAGACCCTTCAAAAGCTATGGGGTTGAAGTACATAGAGTATAAGATAAGCCAAGGGGAAAGCAGTTTGATTGATCAATACCCACTTAACCATCAAGTTTTGGTGGATCCATTTTCGATTCAAAGGAAAGGATGGGGTGTCTATAAATCTATTTATTTAGATAAACAAAATGTAACGCTTAATATTACAAGGTTCAAAGAGACATTGTCAAGAGCCCTTGAATTTCTTCACTCATAG